One segment of Rhodopirellula baltica SH 1 DNA contains the following:
- a CDS encoding (2Fe-2S)-binding protein → MKPDDNLCLCFHVPRRKVEQFIRVEKPRRVSELSQCFGAGTGCGWCRPFLQRLFDSTDPNAESLPAPEQYQNDRKEYRRKQAEEG, encoded by the coding sequence ATGAAACCTGACGACAACCTGTGCCTTTGCTTCCACGTCCCGAGGCGAAAAGTCGAGCAGTTCATTCGGGTGGAGAAACCGCGGCGGGTCAGCGAACTGTCCCAATGCTTTGGCGCCGGAACAGGTTGCGGTTGGTGCCGCCCGTTCCTTCAACGTTTATTCGATTCCACCGACCCGAATGCCGAATCGTTGCCTGCCCCGGAACAATACCAAAACGACCGCAAGGAATACCGGCGAAAACAAGCCGAGGAAGGTTGA
- the ectB gene encoding diaminobutyrate--2-oxoglutarate transaminase translates to MFRLSRSTSISDSATNTVERLESEVRGYCRLFPSVFQTAKGSTLMTAEGRQFIDFFCGAGSLNYGHNPPAVKQALLDYVSHDGIQHSLDMMTEAKAQFLDRFEQTILRPRSMDYKIQFTGPTGTNAVEAAIKLAKQHRKRSHVVAFTNAYHGHSLGSLSLTGNQSYHSEYYGSHNNVSFLPYDGYLGDFDTTILLEKMLTDRSSGMPLPAAVVLETIQGEGGIHVANDAWLQRVQTLCREHDVLLIVDDIQVGNGRTGEFFSFEKAGLSPDLICLSKSIGGGLPLSLVMIRPECDVWQPGQHTGTFRGNNLAFVAANAVLNHWNEGSFVDGIQVRSNTLQAFLSSIVSEHVSENWDLRGRGMIWGLDVRRGDLARKVIDTAFQNGLLLESCGSDDEVLKFIPALNIPEQQLQQGLQLFRQSLQTVFPNPSATTPTLIPSTGSPVTSFGSSMVVS, encoded by the coding sequence GTGTTTCGGTTGAGTCGTTCAACATCCATTTCAGATTCAGCAACCAACACCGTTGAACGCTTGGAATCGGAGGTGCGGGGTTATTGCCGACTCTTCCCAAGCGTCTTTCAAACCGCAAAAGGCTCGACATTGATGACCGCGGAAGGTCGTCAGTTCATCGACTTCTTCTGCGGCGCTGGATCGTTGAACTACGGTCACAATCCGCCGGCTGTGAAGCAAGCATTGTTGGACTACGTCTCCCATGATGGGATCCAACATTCGCTGGACATGATGACCGAGGCCAAAGCTCAATTCTTGGACAGGTTCGAGCAAACGATTTTGCGACCGCGATCGATGGACTACAAGATCCAGTTCACCGGCCCCACCGGAACCAACGCGGTCGAAGCGGCGATCAAACTCGCCAAGCAACATCGCAAACGATCTCATGTGGTCGCATTCACCAATGCGTACCACGGCCATTCGCTGGGCTCTTTGTCACTAACAGGGAACCAGTCCTACCACAGCGAATACTACGGGTCGCACAACAACGTAAGCTTTCTTCCGTACGACGGCTACCTCGGCGATTTCGACACGACCATCTTGCTCGAAAAAATGCTGACCGACCGTAGCAGCGGAATGCCGCTCCCCGCGGCGGTCGTGCTAGAGACGATCCAAGGGGAAGGCGGGATTCACGTCGCCAATGATGCATGGTTGCAACGAGTCCAAACGCTATGCCGCGAACACGATGTGCTGTTGATTGTGGACGACATTCAAGTTGGCAATGGCCGGACGGGAGAGTTCTTCAGCTTCGAAAAAGCCGGCTTATCGCCCGACCTGATATGTCTCTCGAAATCCATCGGTGGCGGCCTACCTCTGTCGCTGGTGATGATTCGCCCCGAGTGCGATGTATGGCAACCGGGGCAACACACTGGCACATTCCGAGGCAACAACCTGGCTTTCGTTGCGGCCAACGCGGTCTTGAACCACTGGAATGAGGGCTCATTCGTGGATGGCATCCAAGTCCGCAGCAACACGCTTCAAGCATTCTTGTCGTCCATCGTTTCGGAACACGTAAGCGAGAACTGGGACCTTCGCGGTCGAGGAATGATTTGGGGCCTGGACGTTCGCCGTGGCGATCTGGCTCGCAAGGTCATCGACACCGCATTTCAAAATGGCTTGCTGCTGGAGTCCTGTGGCAGCGATGACGAAGTCCTGAAGTTCATACCGGCTCTGAACATCCCGGAACAACAACTCCAACAAGGTTTGCAACTGTTTCGACAAAGCTTGCAAACAGTGTTTCCAAATCCTTCCGCAACCACGCCAACACTCATTCCATCCACAGGATCGCCGGTCACCTCGTTTGGTTCATCGATGGTGGTCTCATGA
- a CDS encoding amino acid adenylation domain-containing protein: MKSIESIPPFIDLFWKQCESTPDRVAVVQDDCSWTYRELRLQSCHIAESLRTAGVLPGDRVGMCVDRSPIAIAAMLGIHLAGAAFVPLDPEYPAERLRFMLEDAEITTLIGHAKYRSLFDADESSTSSEKSIATLNWLEASDLIRAENSSTSPIREDYFKLTGKQLAYVMYTSGSTGNPKGVLINHAALTTYCEADMEVYRLHASDRTLQFSTLTFDIAIEEVFPPLLCGSCVVVRPLERADSANELSHIIDSLRITAVHLATAYWHQWVDLMVATGSRVPKSLRLMVVTGEKVSVDHYRRWQTICDHDVLWCNAYGPTEATVTATVFVPEADFAGANMPIGKPLPGYSAAIFDKDLAEVSVGETGQLFIGGPALADGYLNRPELTHAAFIERPSSHGEIQRWYRSGDIARWMDDGNIDFGGRVDHQIKLGSYRIEPGEIEAALTSISEVKEALVTAESMDGQTTLLAHIGLGADRLPTNSLNKEASSELPATAARIAKHLREKLPPYMVPTRFVFVESFPKTINGKIDRESLPDSSHAVVAREESLVEPQSDLQRQLCEIWSSVLQVPQIGIDDDFFLLGGSSLLVTQVVARVKNQLGLELPVRDFFANPTIELAARHIQAMLGDESKTADEATAAIQSQRDRLPVMEAFFLPSGAHDLFAVHYSPPSRQTRRNRAVVLCHAYGHEYARSYRNLQQLAVHLAQQGFDVLRFDYAGTGNSHGNALEASPHVMMKNIRDVSNWMRQRHELDSVSLIGIRLGATLAACSAATGINQRLLWDPVFCGETFLQNLDQLHAKTLTNEVRFARPRESSSIDQAYGTRLNHVVRRQLSQLKLDLNESQDAPATTLLLSQDYEVPGIDDSPSSITGSVIQMDDEIGWDRPELNESAFSSPGAIRHITQLLVDKLDGGSAIEVQS; the protein is encoded by the coding sequence ATGAAGTCTATCGAATCGATCCCGCCATTCATTGATCTGTTTTGGAAGCAATGCGAATCAACCCCAGATCGTGTTGCGGTTGTGCAAGACGATTGCTCGTGGACCTACCGCGAACTGCGATTGCAATCTTGTCACATCGCTGAGTCACTACGTACCGCCGGCGTTCTGCCGGGTGATCGAGTGGGAATGTGTGTCGACCGCAGTCCCATCGCCATCGCTGCGATGCTGGGAATTCATCTGGCCGGTGCGGCATTCGTGCCTTTGGACCCAGAGTACCCGGCCGAGCGACTGCGTTTCATGCTGGAAGACGCTGAAATCACAACGCTGATAGGCCACGCGAAATATCGTTCGTTGTTCGATGCCGATGAGTCCTCGACTAGCTCGGAAAAATCGATCGCGACTCTCAACTGGTTGGAAGCATCGGATCTGATCCGCGCTGAGAACTCGTCCACCTCCCCAATACGAGAAGACTATTTCAAACTGACTGGTAAGCAACTCGCCTATGTCATGTACACCTCGGGATCGACGGGAAACCCCAAGGGCGTGCTGATCAATCACGCTGCATTGACGACCTATTGCGAAGCGGACATGGAAGTCTACCGGTTGCATGCGAGTGACCGGACGCTGCAGTTCTCAACGCTCACCTTTGACATAGCGATCGAAGAAGTTTTCCCACCATTGTTGTGCGGTAGCTGCGTCGTGGTGCGACCGCTCGAACGAGCCGATTCAGCCAATGAACTTTCGCACATCATCGACTCGCTCCGAATCACTGCCGTCCACCTTGCAACCGCCTATTGGCATCAATGGGTCGATTTGATGGTCGCCACCGGTTCTCGCGTTCCGAAGAGCCTCCGATTGATGGTCGTCACGGGAGAAAAAGTGAGTGTCGATCATTATCGACGTTGGCAAACCATCTGCGATCACGATGTTTTGTGGTGTAACGCTTATGGACCTACGGAAGCCACCGTCACCGCGACAGTATTCGTACCCGAAGCTGACTTCGCCGGTGCCAACATGCCGATTGGAAAACCTCTGCCCGGATATTCCGCGGCGATCTTCGACAAAGACTTGGCGGAAGTCTCCGTGGGTGAAACGGGGCAACTGTTCATCGGTGGTCCGGCATTGGCCGACGGCTATCTCAATCGACCAGAACTGACTCACGCAGCCTTCATTGAACGTCCGAGTTCGCACGGCGAAATACAACGCTGGTACCGATCCGGAGACATCGCCCGCTGGATGGATGATGGCAACATCGACTTTGGTGGCCGAGTCGATCATCAGATCAAACTTGGATCGTACCGCATTGAACCCGGAGAAATCGAAGCCGCACTGACTTCGATTTCCGAGGTCAAAGAGGCATTGGTGACCGCCGAATCAATGGATGGGCAAACCACACTGCTCGCGCACATCGGCTTGGGTGCAGACAGACTTCCTACCAACAGCCTCAACAAAGAAGCGTCGAGCGAACTCCCCGCAACTGCTGCTCGAATTGCCAAGCACCTACGAGAGAAATTGCCGCCTTACATGGTGCCGACACGTTTCGTTTTTGTTGAATCATTCCCCAAAACGATCAACGGAAAAATTGATCGCGAAAGCCTTCCCGATAGCAGCCATGCCGTCGTGGCCCGCGAGGAAAGCCTCGTTGAACCTCAATCAGATTTGCAGCGCCAACTGTGTGAGATCTGGAGCTCCGTCCTGCAGGTTCCGCAGATCGGAATTGACGACGACTTTTTCCTGCTCGGCGGAAGTTCATTGTTGGTGACCCAGGTGGTTGCTCGGGTCAAGAACCAGTTGGGATTGGAGCTTCCCGTTCGAGATTTCTTTGCCAACCCAACGATTGAACTCGCTGCTCGTCACATTCAAGCGATGTTGGGCGACGAATCAAAGACAGCGGACGAAGCGACAGCAGCCATTCAATCTCAGCGGGATCGTTTGCCAGTGATGGAAGCGTTTTTTCTGCCAAGCGGTGCACATGATCTTTTTGCGGTGCACTACTCGCCACCCTCGCGACAAACACGACGAAACCGAGCGGTTGTGCTGTGTCATGCGTATGGCCATGAGTACGCGCGTAGCTATCGAAATTTGCAGCAGCTTGCCGTGCATTTGGCTCAACAGGGCTTTGATGTCTTGCGCTTCGATTACGCGGGAACTGGTAACTCGCACGGCAACGCACTGGAAGCCTCGCCGCACGTGATGATGAAAAACATTCGCGATGTCTCGAATTGGATGCGTCAGCGACATGAGCTTGATTCAGTCTCTCTAATTGGGATCCGTTTGGGAGCAACCTTGGCGGCGTGCTCGGCAGCTACCGGGATCAATCAACGGCTACTTTGGGACCCTGTTTTTTGTGGAGAGACATTTCTTCAAAACCTCGACCAACTTCACGCAAAAACGCTCACCAACGAAGTACGTTTTGCACGACCACGAGAGTCGAGTTCGATCGACCAAGCCTACGGCACACGACTGAATCACGTGGTACGCCGGCAATTGAGTCAGTTGAAATTGGACCTGAATGAATCGCAGGATGCTCCCGCGACCACGTTGCTGCTCAGCCAAGACTATGAGGTTCCCGGAATCGATGATTCGCCTTCATCGATCACTGGCTCCGTCATTCAAATGGACGACGAAATTGGCTGGGACCGTCCCGAGCTCAACGAATCGGCGTTCTCATCACCCGGTGCGATTCGGCACATCACACAACTCCTGGTCGACAAGCTCGATGGCGGCAGTGCAATCGAGGTGCAATCATGA
- a CDS encoding alpha/beta hydrolase has protein sequence MNPTNTPTTSFASSTIVPTLVPSKRNETGRNHTDRAAAEQAVVFGSHHHLVGIFHPTSNPVDAETAVIFVTPGMLHNAGPFRLHVDMARRLGRRGVASFRFDLSGIGESLPVGASGRSIDRASDEIREAIDWLEEQHGIQKVILFGLCSGADDSIHAAQKDSRVSGIITMDACGYPTRRFRWNRIRHHYAPRLASSAAWKRLSRRVIGKTLAMNWLLRLLPDSSGPEYSTMPMGSDLREYPSREAAEVEFQQLVNRGCRLHMIYTGGALEIYNYAEQFFEMLPGVQWNDLATVDFYPEMDHVAILCEDRNIVVDRVTERVVDFAQQN, from the coding sequence ATGAATCCAACCAACACACCCACCACTTCATTCGCCAGCTCCACCATTGTTCCTACGTTGGTTCCGTCAAAGCGGAACGAAACCGGACGCAATCACACTGACCGTGCCGCTGCAGAACAAGCAGTCGTCTTCGGTAGTCATCACCATTTGGTCGGCATTTTCCATCCAACAAGCAATCCAGTGGATGCCGAGACGGCAGTGATTTTCGTTACCCCAGGAATGCTACACAACGCCGGACCGTTTCGACTGCACGTTGACATGGCACGCCGACTCGGCCGACGCGGCGTGGCATCGTTCCGGTTCGACTTGTCAGGCATTGGTGAAAGCTTGCCAGTTGGGGCCAGCGGTCGTTCGATCGATCGAGCCAGTGATGAAATTCGCGAAGCGATCGATTGGCTCGAAGAACAGCACGGGATTCAAAAGGTCATCCTCTTCGGATTGTGCTCTGGCGCAGATGATTCGATTCATGCCGCGCAAAAAGATTCGCGAGTATCCGGCATCATCACGATGGATGCGTGTGGCTACCCCACGCGTCGCTTTCGGTGGAATCGGATTCGACATCATTACGCGCCACGGCTCGCCTCATCGGCCGCGTGGAAACGCCTGAGCCGGCGGGTCATTGGAAAAACTTTGGCGATGAATTGGTTGCTGCGTTTGCTTCCCGACTCCTCCGGCCCCGAATACTCGACCATGCCCATGGGATCGGATTTGCGTGAGTATCCCTCTCGCGAAGCTGCGGAAGTGGAGTTTCAGCAGCTAGTGAATCGCGGGTGCCGCCTGCACATGATCTACACCGGAGGCGCGTTGGAGATTTACAACTACGCCGAGCAATTCTTTGAAATGTTGCCCGGTGTTCAATGGAACGACTTGGCCACCGTGGATTTTTATCCCGAAATGGACCACGTCGCGATTCTTTGCGAAGACAGGAATATAGTCGTTGATCGGGTAACGGAACGTGTCGTTGATTTCGCTCAACAAAATTGA
- a CDS encoding lysophospholipid acyltransferase family protein, producing the protein MKSRLRLMRQRALDAIAYAMVRLIVASIQVMPLDMGDRFCRVVAAILSGPLPVRKQVIQTTLAKIFPNLPQRKQKELTFAMWHHLMLMVCEVAWAQRRLHRGNWHRHVRFHGNRTMLQYMLSDRPSVYVTGHFGNFEVGGYTMGVMGVGTLTIARRLDNQHLHQWVEDFRSAKGQSMVDKIGCAPIVEKHLSEGGMLSLLGDQHAGEKGLWTEFCGVPASCHKALALFSLTASAPMLSVYTRRVDGKPMQFESGLLGLVDPATGSENGQSVGQLTEWYNEQLESMIDLAPEQYWWLHRRWRKPPEKVARRLAKKREKALQASTVSTASTSQAA; encoded by the coding sequence GTGAAATCGCGTCTGCGTCTGATGCGTCAACGAGCTCTCGACGCGATTGCTTATGCGATGGTGCGTTTGATCGTTGCGTCAATCCAAGTCATGCCATTGGACATGGGCGATCGATTTTGCCGTGTCGTGGCAGCGATCCTGAGCGGTCCGCTGCCCGTTCGAAAACAGGTCATTCAAACGACGCTGGCAAAGATTTTCCCCAACCTGCCCCAGCGGAAGCAGAAAGAATTGACCTTCGCGATGTGGCATCACTTGATGCTGATGGTTTGCGAAGTCGCCTGGGCTCAGCGACGATTGCATCGCGGCAATTGGCACCGACACGTGCGTTTCCATGGCAACCGGACGATGTTGCAATACATGTTGAGCGATCGCCCTTCGGTCTATGTGACCGGCCACTTCGGTAACTTCGAAGTCGGTGGTTACACCATGGGTGTGATGGGAGTCGGCACGCTGACCATCGCCCGGCGTCTGGACAATCAACATCTACACCAATGGGTTGAGGACTTTCGCAGTGCGAAGGGCCAAAGCATGGTCGATAAAATTGGCTGTGCCCCGATCGTCGAAAAGCACTTGAGCGAAGGCGGCATGCTTTCCCTTTTGGGTGATCAACACGCCGGCGAAAAAGGGCTTTGGACCGAATTCTGTGGCGTCCCCGCATCATGCCACAAGGCTCTTGCTCTATTTTCACTGACCGCGAGCGCACCAATGTTGAGTGTGTACACACGCCGTGTTGATGGCAAACCGATGCAGTTTGAATCGGGATTGCTGGGCCTCGTGGACCCCGCCACAGGTTCAGAGAATGGACAATCAGTCGGCCAACTGACCGAATGGTACAACGAACAACTCGAATCGATGATCGACTTGGCACCCGAACAATACTGGTGGTTGCATCGACGCTGGCGCAAGCCTCCCGAGAAGGTCGCTCGGCGTTTGGCGAAAAAGCGTGAAAAAGCGCTGCAAGCAAGTACAGTTTCAACAGCGTCGACCTCGCAGGCTGCTTGA
- a CDS encoding ABC transporter substrate-binding protein: MQSSAYSATFRASEWMRSWSSIGCLLLVAGTGCSQKPADSSGNETNDSIRSVSVQLNWYPEVEHGGVYQSVVDGTYESLGLNVDIQPGGRATPVAPELAMGRSQFAITNADDVVLFRAQGADVVAVMAAVQDHPRCILVRADSGVESLENLSGLTLQRQAGRAYLTFLEKRGYLKDVRQVPYHNSIAAMVTDPKIAVQAYSVAEPLIAEQQGLEVRTLMVSELGWNPYSSVLVTTGDMIRESPDIVRAMVEGTVAGWKKFLDSPAQANAAILDANQHGMTEEALRFGAEQMVPLAMPRGNSNEVGMMTDTRWQELVDQMIELELVNADAVKAEDCFTTEFLSAEM, translated from the coding sequence ATGCAATCGTCTGCCTACTCTGCAACCTTTCGCGCGTCTGAATGGATGCGAAGTTGGTCGTCCATCGGTTGTTTATTGCTCGTGGCAGGGACGGGCTGCTCACAAAAACCGGCAGACTCATCTGGTAATGAAACGAATGATTCGATTCGCAGTGTTTCGGTTCAGCTGAATTGGTACCCCGAAGTCGAGCACGGCGGCGTCTATCAATCAGTCGTCGATGGCACCTACGAGTCGCTGGGGCTCAACGTTGATATTCAGCCAGGTGGTCGCGCAACCCCGGTCGCACCGGAACTGGCTATGGGACGCAGCCAGTTTGCGATCACCAATGCGGACGATGTGGTTTTGTTTCGAGCTCAAGGTGCCGACGTGGTTGCCGTCATGGCAGCTGTTCAAGACCACCCGCGATGCATCCTCGTGCGAGCGGATAGTGGTGTCGAAAGCTTGGAGAACTTGTCGGGTTTGACGCTACAACGCCAAGCAGGCCGCGCGTACCTTACGTTTCTCGAAAAACGTGGCTATCTGAAAGACGTTCGCCAAGTGCCCTATCACAACAGCATCGCGGCGATGGTGACCGATCCGAAAATCGCGGTGCAAGCCTACAGCGTGGCGGAACCGTTGATCGCAGAACAGCAAGGCCTCGAAGTTCGCACGTTGATGGTTAGCGAGTTGGGGTGGAACCCTTATTCGAGCGTCTTGGTGACGACCGGCGATATGATTCGAGAATCTCCAGACATTGTTCGCGCGATGGTGGAGGGAACCGTCGCGGGTTGGAAAAAATTCTTGGATTCACCCGCACAGGCAAACGCCGCGATTCTCGATGCGAATCAACATGGAATGACCGAAGAGGCATTGCGGTTCGGAGCCGAGCAGATGGTTCCGCTCGCAATGCCGCGTGGAAACAGCAACGAGGTCGGCATGATGACCGACACTCGATGGCAAGAATTGGTCGATCAGATGATCGAACTGGAGTTGGTCAACGCGGACGCTGTGAAAGCGGAAGACTGCTTCACGACAGAATTTTTATCTGCTGAGATGTGA
- a CDS encoding ABC transporter permease — MSSEVQQGSKSIRGNRCEWAWTAFAVIMVAALGIAAWHFVVKLFDLPKLLLPTPWQVAEAGWQHRDVLLKSGWITLWTATVSLFVAVIIGGSVSILFSQSRLLRRALFPYVVFLQTVPIVAIAPLLVIWSGYEFRTAVIATVIICLFPIVNNVTTGLTSVRPEHNDLLRMYGATRWQRLCRVQIPTAIPFLVLGARISSGLAVIGAIVAEFFVSNGANYEGLGAVMTGWQARTMTDALMAALAVSTLLGLILFGGVNLLSRLFLKRYLLVN, encoded by the coding sequence ATGAGCAGCGAGGTGCAACAGGGCTCAAAGTCGATTCGCGGAAACCGGTGTGAGTGGGCGTGGACCGCCTTCGCGGTGATCATGGTCGCGGCGTTGGGGATCGCCGCTTGGCATTTTGTTGTGAAGCTTTTCGATTTACCAAAGCTTCTCTTGCCCACACCCTGGCAAGTCGCGGAGGCGGGGTGGCAACATCGCGACGTCCTGCTGAAATCAGGTTGGATCACGCTGTGGACTGCAACAGTCAGTTTGTTCGTCGCGGTGATCATCGGTGGCAGCGTCTCGATCTTGTTCAGTCAGTCACGATTGCTGCGACGTGCGCTCTTTCCATATGTGGTGTTTCTGCAAACCGTCCCCATCGTCGCTATCGCTCCACTGTTGGTCATTTGGTCGGGTTACGAGTTTCGAACCGCGGTTATCGCGACTGTGATCATTTGTTTGTTTCCGATCGTCAACAACGTGACCACGGGGCTGACCTCGGTTCGTCCCGAACACAATGACTTGCTGCGAATGTATGGTGCCACGCGATGGCAGCGGCTTTGTCGCGTCCAGATCCCAACCGCCATTCCGTTTCTGGTGCTCGGTGCACGAATCAGCAGTGGGTTGGCCGTGATTGGTGCAATTGTCGCGGAGTTCTTTGTCAGCAACGGGGCTAACTATGAGGGGCTCGGCGCCGTGATGACGGGCTGGCAAGCTCGGACGATGACGGACGCATTGATGGCAGCTTTGGCAGTCTCTACGTTGTTGGGTTTGATTCTCTTTGGCGGAGTGAATCTACTGAGTCGACTGTTTTTGAAACGATACCTCCTCGTGAATTGA
- a CDS encoding ABC transporter ATP-binding protein, protein MNALPDKIDAGTAVVCRDATVTYPGGVCALDRINLSVRQGERLAFVGPSGCGKTTLLRVIAGLQPLTSGVCQRSNKYQRSNESEQQNFEGTPKNSDDGKVGRQPAVNRRSVATSFVFQQPALLPWTNVLKNVALPLTLGRRRERASAKDLRERALAAIKEVQLTEAATRYPHQLSGGMKMRASIARALVTRPEFLLLDEPFAALDDMLRNQLGRLYLKLWGHHRFTSILVTHNIAEAIQLSERICVMHRGSIVSEIPNPLSTSKPHKDLRRTNEFAEFFGKVSDALENAASSNSERAFS, encoded by the coding sequence ATGAACGCCCTACCCGACAAGATCGATGCTGGCACCGCAGTCGTTTGCCGCGATGCCACGGTAACCTATCCCGGCGGTGTGTGCGCCCTCGATCGCATCAATCTAAGTGTCCGGCAAGGAGAAAGGCTGGCGTTTGTCGGCCCGAGTGGATGCGGTAAGACCACCCTGCTTCGGGTGATTGCCGGGTTGCAACCACTGACCAGCGGTGTTTGCCAGCGAAGCAACAAGTACCAACGAAGCAATGAGAGTGAGCAGCAAAACTTTGAAGGCACGCCCAAAAACAGCGACGATGGGAAAGTAGGACGTCAGCCGGCCGTTAACCGACGCTCGGTTGCCACATCGTTTGTCTTTCAGCAACCTGCTCTGTTGCCGTGGACCAATGTGCTCAAGAACGTTGCTTTGCCACTCACTCTGGGACGACGTCGCGAACGGGCGTCTGCGAAGGATCTGCGTGAGCGTGCGTTGGCGGCGATCAAGGAAGTGCAATTGACCGAAGCGGCGACGCGCTATCCCCATCAATTGTCCGGCGGCATGAAGATGCGAGCATCGATCGCTCGGGCATTGGTAACGAGACCTGAGTTCTTGCTGCTCGATGAACCTTTCGCGGCCCTGGATGACATGCTGAGAAATCAGCTGGGCCGGCTGTATTTGAAGTTGTGGGGGCATCACCGCTTCACCAGCATTTTGGTCACTCACAACATTGCCGAAGCGATCCAGCTCAGCGAACGTATCTGTGTGATGCATCGCGGAAGCATCGTCAGCGAAATACCCAATCCGCTTTCAACATCGAAGCCGCATAAGGACCTGAGACGAACCAACGAGTTTGCGGAATTCTTTGGCAAGGTCAGCGACGCTCTCGAGAACGCTGCGTCGTCCAATTCGGAAAGGGCGTTCTCATGA
- a CDS encoding MBL fold metallo-hydrolase translates to MKTLEVHCLGTAGYHPNESRHTSCYFLPKSGVLLDAGTGIFRLPKLIETDHLDILLSHAHLDHVVGLTFLLDILHQRPVKEVCVWGQREKLAAIREHLFHESLFPVAIPVTWHAIDDQSTCDLHGTEMSWRPQEHPGGSVAYRLHTPRPESSASDPPAVLVYATDTLGEDDPESLRWMSGADLLMHECNFDNQNQKWAEKTGHCYLRKVLDIAGQTKPRRLLLTHINPIAELEIGDEGQSLDCPIEIATDGLSVAF, encoded by the coding sequence ATGAAGACACTGGAAGTGCATTGCTTGGGAACGGCTGGGTATCATCCCAACGAATCTCGTCACACATCGTGTTACTTCCTACCGAAGTCCGGCGTGCTGCTTGATGCGGGCACGGGAATCTTTCGTCTGCCCAAGCTTATCGAAACCGACCACCTCGATATCCTTCTCAGTCACGCCCATCTCGATCATGTCGTCGGCCTAACATTCTTGTTGGATATCCTGCATCAGCGGCCCGTGAAGGAGGTTTGTGTTTGGGGTCAGCGAGAAAAGCTGGCAGCCATTCGAGAACACCTGTTCCACGAGAGCCTCTTCCCCGTCGCAATCCCGGTGACATGGCACGCGATTGACGATCAGTCCACATGTGATCTGCATGGAACGGAGATGTCTTGGCGACCTCAGGAGCATCCCGGAGGATCGGTGGCTTATCGACTGCATACCCCCAGGCCAGAATCATCTGCCTCTGATCCCCCCGCCGTATTGGTCTATGCAACCGACACGCTTGGCGAAGATGACCCGGAATCGCTTCGTTGGATGTCGGGTGCAGACTTGTTGATGCATGAATGCAATTTCGACAACCAGAATCAGAAGTGGGCGGAGAAGACCGGCCACTGCTATCTGCGAAAGGTATTGGACATCGCTGGCCAGACCAAACCGCGACGTCTATTGCTCACGCATATCAACCCAATCGCTGAACTGGAAATCGGCGATGAAGGCCAATCGCTTGACTGTCCAATCGAAATCGCGACGGATGGTTTGAGCGTCGCGTTCTAA
- a CDS encoding SDR family NAD(P)-dependent oxidoreductase: MSAESSDSISPSDSSRPLKGKRALISGASRGIGRGIALEMAQAGASVTINYHSNPEEAESVVKECEALGVAAFAIGADISDADQVRGMVSDACQQMGGLDIVVSNAAYSDRHLMLESDMDEFRRTIDVSMWGAFHLVRSGAQKMVDSGNGGNIVVISSPHAHMPMPGAMAYNMAKAANDQMARTAAVELASKRIRVNLIHPGWIDTPGERKFFKEETLRSEGAKLPWGRLGQIREIGRGAVFLCDPRSEYITGSTLTIDGGIQLPWREMYRVEEARRETAAT; the protein is encoded by the coding sequence ATGTCCGCTGAATCATCCGATTCGATCTCGCCCTCCGATTCTTCTCGACCGTTGAAGGGGAAGCGTGCGTTGATCTCGGGAGCTTCACGCGGAATCGGACGCGGGATCGCGTTGGAAATGGCTCAGGCGGGCGCGTCGGTTACGATAAATTATCATTCGAATCCCGAAGAAGCCGAAAGCGTCGTGAAAGAGTGCGAAGCTCTCGGAGTCGCCGCGTTCGCAATCGGGGCCGACATTTCGGATGCCGACCAAGTCCGAGGTATGGTCTCTGACGCCTGCCAGCAAATGGGCGGTTTGGACATTGTTGTTAGCAATGCCGCTTACAGCGATCGACATTTGATGTTGGAATCCGACATGGATGAGTTCCGACGCACGATCGATGTCAGCATGTGGGGCGCTTTTCATCTGGTTCGATCGGGTGCCCAAAAGATGGTCGACAGTGGCAATGGCGGCAACATTGTCGTCATCAGCAGTCCTCACGCTCACATGCCGATGCCTGGGGCGATGGCTTACAACATGGCCAAGGCTGCGAACGATCAAATGGCGCGAACCGCCGCGGTGGAACTCGCATCGAAACGTATTCGTGTGAACCTGATTCATCCGGGGTGGATCGACACTCCCGGCGAACGAAAGTTCTTCAAAGAGGAAACATTGCGTTCCGAAGGTGCCAAATTGCCTTGGGGCCGTCTTGGTCAAATTCGCGAAATCGGTCGCGGTGCTGTGTTCCTTTGCGACCCTCGCAGTGAATACATCACCGGCAGCACGCTGACGATCGACGGTGGGATCCAATTGCCTTGGCGCGAGATGTATCGTGTCGAAGAGGCTCGCCGCGAAACGGCGGCAACCTGA